The DNA segment ATGGCCGGGTCCAGTCTTATTACTTCCACGTTCACTTCAGACGGTTTTAACGCTACGGGGGATTCGGTGCCCGGATAGAATTCGAGCTTCGCATCTCTCATCCATATAAAATTGGTAGGCGGGTTCGATATAGGGCCGTTCATACCGAATACGGCGATCTGGATGGTATCGCCGGTCTTCACGCCGCGTCCGATGACGAGCCTGTTGGGTGCGTTCCATCCGGCAACGACTGAGCCGCCCTCCTGGCCGAGGTGACGCGCGAGCTCGCCGTTTACCCAGACCTCGGCGTAGTCGTCTATTGCGGTCTCGAACACGACAGTCGAGCCTGCGGTAGCGTACCCGTCTACGCTTTCGGGGATCGTTACCCTGATCCTGTACCAGTTAAAGCATATCCTTCCGGTCGAGCGGCGCTTGTTGAGCGTCCCGGGTGCGATCTTGTCCCATTTCGAGTCGTCATAGTCCGCTCCGCCCGCTTTAGGGGTGTAGTCGTATGTCTTGACTGCCTCTCCCGTGGGCTGACCGTCTGCGCCAGGGCCTTTGAACTCGACTTCAGTTATCTCGACATCGCTGTAGAGCCATTGTCCTTTTACGAGCTCCACTCCCGCCGAAGTCGTGAGGTCTATCACAGCGGAAGGTTTTCCCGTCGGCACGTCGGCTGACGTCGTGCCGTGAGCAGCGAGGGCGGAAATGATCGACAGGAGGAATGCGGCGGTATATATGATCGATTCGAGTCTCATTGTATTTCTCCGGAAACCGTTTTATCGCTGACTGCCGAGGCGCCCACGAGAGCGATCTCCTCGTCTTCCTGGGGGGTGTTCCCGCTTACGCCGATCGCGCCTACGACCTTTCCTTCAATTATTATCGGTATGCCTCCCTGGAGAGGTGTTGCGCCTGGAAGCGCGAGCGCCGCAACGCGTCCGTCCCGTATTTGGTCTTCGAAGACCTTGCTCGGCCTCCTGAATATCGCGGCTGTGCGGGCCTTTCCTATACCCACTTCGACGCTCGCGACCTGTGTATCGTCGAGGCGCTCGAGGAGTATTAACTGCCCGCCGTCGTCGACGACTGCGATCACCACGGTCGCGCCCCTTTTTGCCGCTTCCATCTCCGCTGCCTCAACTGCCTTCTTCGCGGCGCTGAGTGTGAGGACAGGCTTGGTAGGGGTTTCAGCCTGTGCCGAGAGTGCTGCAGGAAGTAGAAATATTAAGAGCATAGTTATTAGTTTCGTTCTCATTTGCATTTTCTCCCCGGAATTAACCGACCTTGACGACGTAATAGAGTACGGGCCCTTTCACGTCCTTAAACCAGTGCGGGACTCCTGCGGGCACTATAATAACGTCGCCAGGATTGATGTCGCGAGTTTCGCCGCCGGATATCTCCTTCCCGCGTATCTCGTCGGGCGCTGTCGTCTTTCCTTCGACCACTGTCCCGCCGGTTACGAGCGTTGCAGACCCTTCTAGGACGTAGATGATGTCCGTATCTTTAGTATGGATCTCGGCGACGCCCGGCTCTGTCCTCCGGCTCGCGTGTACTTTATAACCCGCGACTTCCGTGAGCGGCACGCCCTTGGCGAATGCCGCCGAGACCTTGCTGTTGTCGAAGTACGTGACGGGACCTGGATTCGCCGCACCTGTCTCCATCGTCATTAAAGCATTTGCCCCGGCTATCGCGAGCTCTTCGTCCTGCTGGGCGCTCGCAGCACCGCTCACTCCGACGGCACCAACTATCTCCCCGTCGATGGTTATCGGCACCCCGCCCTGGAGAGGGGTGAAATCCTGCAAGGCGACCATGCTGGTGCGTCCGTTCTTTATCACGTCCTCAAAGAATTTCGTCGGCTTTTTAAAGAGCGCAGCCGTCTTCGCCTTGCCGATCGATATATTCGCTCCGGCCGCGAATGTGCCGTCCAGCCGCTCAAGTGCCACGAGGTTCCCCCCGTCGTCCACTACTGCTATAACCCCGCCCGGGGCGTTTAATCTCTCGGCTTCGGCCTTTGCAGCCGCGATCACGGTGTTCGCGCCTTCGAGAGTGATCGATTTCTTCCCGGTGACCTGCGCGCCGGCAGATACAGCCGACGTTATGAACAGTACCGCTAATACCAGTTCCAGTATTCTCATTTTCGATGCCTCCGATATCGTATTCCTCTTTCCCATTGTCGGACCGGAGGGACTCCGCTCCGGGAGCCCCGCCGATCGGTCTCGCTTTTTTTTACCCTAGTTCACGTGCTGAGCGAACGGTGCTTCCCCGAGCAGCGACTCCGCGTAAGCGCACCAGATCTGGACTTTCGCAACGTCCGGGACGTACGAAGGTACGGTGATCGACGTATTGATCTTGTCGCCCTTTATGGGCAGGCGCTGGAGAAGATAGACGTTCCCCTTCGAGTCGACTACCTGCCAGTGCGGGTCCGGAGTCTGGGGCACTACAAAATCGTCGGACAGCGTAAGGACTGTTTTGCCTCCCTCTTTGGTAAGGGTTACGGTCCCGCCGTTCACCTTTACGCCTGAGAAGGGCTGGGAAATCATCGAATCGGCTGCATAGCTGACCGCTGCTCCGGTCACCAGCATGAGAACCATAATCACCGAGACGACGCGTGACTTGAGACCTGCCGAATTTAAGATTCTGAGCATTGTACTTCCTCCTGTGTAATTGGTTTTTATTCTCCTAAAGGAAACTCCTTGCTTTTTCAGTCATAAAATCCGTATTTTCGGACTTAACTTCCCCCGGATATCCGCAGTGTATGCAGCGCTTGTCGTTCTGGTGATGGAGCTTGGCGCAGGCAACCGCGGCAGACCCTTTGATGAGCACATACGCTTCAGCGGCGAGCAGCATCCCGAGTACAGGCGCCGTAAAGTAGATCCATAGCCCGGCGTGGCTGTCGGCGAAGAGGCTCGATCCGAGGGAGCGCGCCGGGTTCATGCTCATCCCGGAGATAGGGGCTTCGAATGTTATGTAGGCTGCTACGAGGAGCCCCGCGAATATTCCCGTGTATCTCGCTATTCTCGGGGTGTTTGAAACAATGAGCACCACGGTCATCAATACGAAGGATATGACAACCTCTGCTATGAAAGCCGGTATCACCCCGTTCATTCCGGGAAACGTCGCGGCGTAGTTCACATGGGGATGGGATGCGATCTTTCCTAACAGCACATGTGCAATGAGCACGCCGGTCGCGGCGCCCGCAAACTGGGCAAGGACGTAGAAAACGGCGTCCCACATCTTTACTTTCCCGAGCCTCAGGAATGTGAGGGTTACAGACGGATTGATGTGCGCCCCCGACTGCTTTCCCCAGGGTGAATAGATTATCGATATGGCGGTGAGCCCCATTGCGATTCCCATGAACATCCTTCTAGTCATGGGATCTGTTATCGCTAAGTGAACGGGCGATGAGGGGTGCTCGAGAAGCGCGACGAAGAAGCAGGCGGATATCATGAAGAAACCCAGCCCTACGCCTTCCATCAGATATTCAGGCCAATGTTTTTTTAACATTGTCATCACGTCTTTATGACCCCGGCTCAGTTGAGCGGCGCTACCTCGCAGAACACCTTGATCGCTCCCTTTGCGTCGGTGAGCGTGCTCATGAGCTCCTTGTAATTGTCGAGTCCTTTCACTGGATGTGTGAGGAATTTTGCAAGAAGCCCGGGCCACTCGTGCTCCGCGTGTGAGAGGTCCTTGACCCCCATCTCGAAGTACTCGCGGTTCGCGTTGACTGTGCCTACGACCACCTTGTTCCCGAGGACGAACCCGAGGTTTATCATGTCGGCGGGAACCTCTATCTTGCGCTCGCCTCCTGTGACGCTCGACAGCACGAGCACGCCGTTTTTCCCGAGTATGTTCATCGCCTCGAACACTATGGGAGAAAAGCCCGTCGCCTCGAAGATAATGTCGAACGGACCGTGAATTTCGGAGGCTTCCATCAGGTTTATATTGTCCGTGCTGTGGTAGCAGGCGCCCATCTCCTCGATGAGGTCCGAGTTTAGATACGGCGGCTTCGTCCTGCCGAACGTATGCACCTGCATCCCTCTAAGCCTGAGAGCCATCGTGGCGAGGAGCCCGATCGTACCCGCTCCCAGAACCGCCGCACGCCTCGGATGCCATACACGCAGGCGTCTCTGTATCTCGTATGCCTGGGCTATGCCTTTTTCGATGACGCTCGCGGGTTCCAGCAGCACGCCGTACTCTTTGAGACCCCGGGGCACTTTTACGAGGTATTCGGGCTCGTCGACGTAATATTCGGTCAGGAATCCGTGCAGGAGATTGATGCCGTGCTCGAAATAGCTGTCGTCGGTCGTCGTATCGTACTTGCCTATCTTGTCGTATATGCTCCCGCCGGGTCTTCTGACCGTTGCGGTGACGTAATCGCCGGGAACGAACTCCGTCACGTTCTTCCCCACTTCTTCGACAATTCCGAAGCTCTCGTGCCCGATCACCAGGAAATCGTATCCCGAAGGAGCGGCCCCGTACTCGGCGGCGTTTATCTCCTTATCCGTCCCGTCCACGCCCACGCGGAGCACCCTCACGAGCACACCTCGCCCGTCAGGGACTACGTTGATGTCAGGTTTCGGCAGCTCGGTTAGGTGCACGCTGCCCGGCTTGCCCGGGATGACTGCTATCGCTTTCATGACTCGGCTCTCCTTGATTCTGAAGTTGCCAAGTTAGACGAAGGGAGAGAAGGGATGGATTTACGGCGCGGTTATACAGAAGCCATAATAATTCGCAGACGGGCGAGATAACTAACGGGATGCGTCAGACTTTTTTCTCAAGGAGTATCTTCGACGGCTTTGGAATCTTTTTCAGTTTTATGCCGAACTTCTCTACTATATTCTTCTCTATGTAGGAGACGGCTTCGTCGACCGAATCGGTGAACACGAGGAAGCCGAGGTCGTTCTCGTCAAGCGTCTGCTCCATGACCATCAGGTCGAGAAAATCCATTAGGGGCTTGAAGTAGTCCCTGCCTAGCAGGATTATCGGGAAGTTGTATATCTTCTTCGTCTGTATAAGGGTCAGGGTTTCGAAGAGCTCGTCCATCGTCCCCGCACCTCCGGGGAGCACGACGAACGCGTACGAGTATTTCAGCAGCATCAATTTTCTGACAAAGAAATACTTGAACGTGACCATGATGTCGAGGTAGGGGTTCGGTTTCTGCTCCATCGGGAGTTTGATGTTGCATCCGATGGACCTGCCGCCAGCTTCCTTCGCCCCTCTGTTGGCGGCCTCCATTATTCCGGGGCCGCCCCCCGTCATAACCGCGAATCCCATTGTCGCGAGCTCATACCCCATCCTCCTCGCAAGCTCGTATTTGGGGCTGCCTTCCTTCGTCCTCGCCGAGCCGAATACCGTCACGACGGGGCCCACGAAATGGAGGATCCTGAAACCCCTGATGAATTCGCGCATCACGCGGAAGAGGAACCAGAGCTCTCTAAGCCTCGAGTGCGGTCCTTCGATGAACTGCATCTCCTCGACGCGGGGCGAGGGGGTTTCCCTTCGGTAGAAGAAGCTTCTCAGGTCTTTTAGCAAGTTCGTTCCAGTCGCGGCGATTTTATAACGTCATCGCCGCTCCTTAATGCCGTATATCTTTTAAATACCCCAAGCCGGCGGACTATGTCAATAGGCTCAGGCGCGGAACCGGTTCTAACGCAGGCTCAGTAGACGTTTTTATCGGCCGGTTTGCCCGGTTCGATAACGTAGGCGTTAATGATCCCCGTCACGTATTCCCTGCCTTCCGTCTCGTTGTACTCGCCGCCTTCGGCCAGTCTGTCTGAGTAGTCGAAAAGATATTCATAGAGCTTTCTGTCCTCGTACGTATTCTTTAGCCTGAGAGTCGGGTTCGCGCTAATGACTCCTTCCCACACCTCTCTTACGTCGGCCCAGAACGGGGACGTCAGCTCCCAGTATTCCTTGGCGGCGGAATCGTTGAAATCCGATACCCTCTCATACCTGTCGAGTCCTATCTCCTTTGCGATATAGGGGTCTTCTCCGGATGCCTCGCCGTCCTCGCCGACGACCATTTTGTGGTTGTCCTGCTCGTGCACCCAGCCTGAGGGTGTTATGGTGACGCGGTTCACTCCCGAGAGCACGTTATAATCGTCCCTGACGGTAAATTCACGCCTCGGCAACGGACGCGGCGTGACCGCGCTCGTCCAGGCAGCATAATTGCCGTCATACACCCATTCGCCGAGACTCTCGTACCTCGGCGTATCGTCTACCTGATAAACCGCCTGGGACCACTTTCCCCGGGCTTCGTTCTCCGGCACCCGTACCGTCTGCCACGTGTTGTTGCCCCTGTATTCTAGAATCTCCTCGTCCTCGTATGTCCAGTCCTGTCGCCAGTGCTTGGTGACAGCCGGGCCTTCCACGTTTCCGTTCTCGTCGAGGAAATACATGACGAGTATGTGCTGTAGGCTTATGAAATTCCCGTCGTCCTCGATGACCTTTATATATTCAGTCGCCCAGGACTGGTAAGGCCTGTCGACTTTGTATCCGGTACGGAGCGGGATCGTCTCGATGAAGTTGAATGTGACCCTGTATGTTCCGGCCATGGAAAGGATAGCCCGCCTGTCCCGCTCGTACTTCGTTAATCCAGGCTCCCTGAGGGAGGCGAGAGCGGGATTGGGACTTTGATCGAGAGTAACCGGAGCGCCTTTCGTTACTCCGCCCCGGGGCTTCATCTCGTCCGCGTCGGAGAATTCCCAGCTGAAAGTAAATTGATGCACTTCGCCGGGATTGTTCTGAACGCCGGATTTGGCAGCGCAGCCGCTTAGAATAATCGGCAAATAAATAAGTAGCGGCAGGAGCTTCTTCGTCATAACCGATCTCTCACGCAGACTGATGTTCATGAGTGGTAGACAGGCTCTTGTATATCCCGTTTCTAACATTTGAAAGCATTCAAAAGATTACCCAAACCGGGAGAAGATTCGAATTAAAAGAGGATTTTTGTAAGTATCAGTGGGAGATAGTTTTAATGATAAGCGCCGGATTCAAGTTATTTGCTTCGGCAGGAGCTTCGGATTTTTTTGGCTGTATATTTTGTCAACGGTGAGAAATCCAATTCAACGACCGATTAAAGGAGGAATCATGAGCGTTCGTAGTTTCATGATGGCTTTATTCTCATTATTGTTATTTTCGGCGACCTCAGCGCCGTTGCAGTCGAGCGCCGAAGTACTCTGCTCGAACAAGAAAAGCGGAATCGTAAAGATCCGCCCCGAAGAATGCAAGTCCAACGAGAATGTGGTCGATCTGAGCGGCATCGCCCAGGCCCCTGGGGTCAAGCCCCCGCGGTGGAGGTGGCTCGGTGAGGGGGAGGGTACCTACTGGTACGTACCAAACGCGAACCTGCCCGCAGTCGAATGGGATACTTCCGACCCTGTGAACTATTCGCCTGTCATGGACCAGACCGTCTGGCACATAGAGCATTATGAGGACGGATATTTCTTCGGCACCGTAGTCGCGCAGATAGGGATGCATCCGCCGCAGTGTCAGTACCTGATAGGCTCGGTAACGCCGAACGGCAGTGTCTATATTAGCTTCAATTCTCTCACCGATCCGCCGGTAGGCTCGCCTTCGCTTACAACAGGGACAGGGAAAATGGTGCTTAAGGGGAATGACTGGACTTTCAACATGCAGATGGCTTCGGGCTCCTCTTCAAACCAGGTCACTCACTGGGCATTTATGCTCGAATGTACGCCGGATGAGGAATGCTGGACGGACTTGCCGGGGATACAGCAAAGCCTGCCCGATTTCCTTTCCAACTGCGATTAAGGGAGAAAATAATGAGCGTTCGCAATTTCGTGCTGGTTTTATTTTCATTATCCTTACTTACAGCAACATCGGCGCCGCTGTATTCGGATGCCGAGGTACTTTGTTCGAACAATAAGAGCGGAATCGTAAAGCTTCGTCCCGAGGAATGCGAGCCCAACGAGAGTGTCGTCGATCTGAGCGGTATCGCACAGGCCCCGGGAGTCAAGCCGCCCCGCTGGAGATGGATCGGAGAAGGGGAGGGCACCTACTGGTACGTACCGAATGCGAACCTGCCGGCGGTCGTATGGAATGCCTCCGATCCTATGAACTATTCACCTATCCCGGTCCAGACAGTCTGGCATATAGAGCATTATGAGGACGGATATTTCTTCGGCACCGTAGTTCCGCAGTTCGGAGCATTTCCGCCGCAGTGTCAGTATATGATAGGTTCGGTGACTCCGAACGGCAGTGTCTATATCAGCTTCAATTCTCTCACCGATCCGCCCGCGGGGTCGCCATCGCTTACGACAGGAGTGGGGGAAATGGTGCTAAAAGGGGACGAATGGACTGTCAACATGCAGATGTCCTCCGGCTCCTCTTCCATACACATAACTCACTGGGCTTACATGCTCGAATGCACGCCCGATGAGGAATGCTGGACGGATTTGCCGGGAGTACACGAGAGCCTGCCTGATTTCCTTGCCAACT comes from the Thermodesulfobacteriota bacterium genome and includes:
- a CDS encoding heme-binding protein — translated: MRTKLITMLLIFLLPAALSAQAETPTKPVLTLSAAKKAVEAAEMEAAKRGATVVIAVVDDGGQLILLERLDDTQVASVEVGIGKARTAAIFRRPSKVFEDQIRDGRVAALALPGATPLQGGIPIIIEGKVVGAIGVSGNTPQEDEEIALVGASAVSDKTVSGEIQ
- a CDS encoding heme-binding protein; amino-acid sequence: MRILELVLAVLFITSAVSAGAQVTGKKSITLEGANTVIAAAKAEAERLNAPGGVIAVVDDGGNLVALERLDGTFAAGANISIGKAKTAALFKKPTKFFEDVIKNGRTSMVALQDFTPLQGGVPITIDGEIVGAVGVSGAASAQQDEELAIAGANALMTMETGAANPGPVTYFDNSKVSAAFAKGVPLTEVAGYKVHASRRTEPGVAEIHTKDTDIIYVLEGSATLVTGGTVVEGKTTAPDEIRGKEISGGETRDINPGDVIIVPAGVPHWFKDVKGPVLYYVVKVG
- a CDS encoding aquaporin encodes the protein MLKKHWPEYLMEGVGLGFFMISACFFVALLEHPSSPVHLAITDPMTRRMFMGIAMGLTAISIIYSPWGKQSGAHINPSVTLTFLRLGKVKMWDAVFYVLAQFAGAATGVLIAHVLLGKIASHPHVNYAATFPGMNGVIPAFIAEVVISFVLMTVVLIVSNTPRIARYTGIFAGLLVAAYITFEAPISGMSMNPARSLGSSLFADSHAGLWIYFTAPVLGMLLAAEAYVLIKGSAAVACAKLHHQNDKRCIHCGYPGEVKSENTDFMTEKARSFL
- a CDS encoding glucose 1-dehydrogenase, which encodes MKAIAVIPGKPGSVHLTELPKPDINVVPDGRGVLVRVLRVGVDGTDKEINAAEYGAAPSGYDFLVIGHESFGIVEEVGKNVTEFVPGDYVTATVRRPGGSIYDKIGKYDTTTDDSYFEHGINLLHGFLTEYYVDEPEYLVKVPRGLKEYGVLLEPASVIEKGIAQAYEIQRRLRVWHPRRAAVLGAGTIGLLATMALRLRGMQVHTFGRTKPPYLNSDLIEEMGACYHSTDNINLMEASEIHGPFDIIFEATGFSPIVFEAMNILGKNGVLVLSSVTGGERKIEVPADMINLGFVLGNKVVVGTVNANREYFEMGVKDLSHAEHEWPGLLAKFLTHPVKGLDNYKELMSTLTDAKGAIKVFCEVAPLN
- a CDS encoding TIGR00730 family Rossman fold protein codes for the protein MLKDLRSFFYRRETPSPRVEEMQFIEGPHSRLRELWFLFRVMREFIRGFRILHFVGPVVTVFGSARTKEGSPKYELARRMGYELATMGFAVMTGGGPGIMEAANRGAKEAGGRSIGCNIKLPMEQKPNPYLDIMVTFKYFFVRKLMLLKYSYAFVVLPGGAGTMDELFETLTLIQTKKIYNFPIILLGRDYFKPLMDFLDLMVMEQTLDENDLGFLVFTDSVDEAVSYIEKNIVEKFGIKLKKIPKPSKILLEKKV
- a CDS encoding DUF6607 family protein, which encodes MTKKLLPLLIYLPIILSGCAAKSGVQNNPGEVHQFTFSWEFSDADEMKPRGGVTKGAPVTLDQSPNPALASLREPGLTKYERDRRAILSMAGTYRVTFNFIETIPLRTGYKVDRPYQSWATEYIKVIEDDGNFISLQHILVMYFLDENGNVEGPAVTKHWRQDWTYEDEEILEYRGNNTWQTVRVPENEARGKWSQAVYQVDDTPRYESLGEWVYDGNYAAWTSAVTPRPLPRREFTVRDDYNVLSGVNRVTITPSGWVHEQDNHKMVVGEDGEASGEDPYIAKEIGLDRYERVSDFNDSAAKEYWELTSPFWADVREVWEGVISANPTLRLKNTYEDRKLYEYLFDYSDRLAEGGEYNETEGREYVTGIINAYVIEPGKPADKNVY